gtattagagcaCCTCAACTTCTCTTTTTTgacattttaatggtataaacaGGAATCACCAAACTATGTTAGCTGTACTGGGCTCTATTTCCGCTCTGTAATGAGTGATAtaaaaacaataggcactcgagtgaaaatgttagaccactttgtgctttaattgggcatcttaaacaacttctgaaaagtctcctgcattttacaatgtgtggtggtgtgttccttttctcttacgaCTTTTAATAACTATGTGTGACCTATTttaaagtcatcagttaaattagacaatgattatttgcctcttttgacaattttcaaagattttcagttacagtggtttgattttataTGCACAACAATCAGAACAACCAAAGCAATGGAGTGTTCTAATAAATCTGCAGACGACTGTATAACTTAAGAAACTGCACTTTGCATGAAAATGTAATAGAAATCATTACTCTACCCCGCAAACAACACCCATTACTACCACGGACGCTATCcaacaaatactttttttgttgaaAATCTAAATTTTATATACAGTTGTAAATATAGTCATgtatgcattaaaaaatgttcagttcaaaattattatttagcGTGTGTTGACGAAAGGGGTTTTAAGTTAGTTAGACCCCCCTCCCCTATTTGGTGGACTAACTGTCCCATGGTTAGTGCACCCAAAATGTTGGCCTTTTATTATCTGTCTGTtaagagttattttttttattcaatttgttgtgtttattaagcGCACTGGGATGTTTGTTCGTGACAGATACTATATAAAGTAAATGAAATTGGTGTTGTGTGTTCACATTCCAATGGTATCACAATGCATCTATACACACTGCTGCTAATCCATTGcaataccatggtaacatatcaGTGATATATAAAGTACAGATATgctcaaaagtttagcatcatcaccctatagaattaactaatattGCATCATAAAGtgaaatgaaacctgatgaataatgttacgtaaacatattgaatgacataccgCTGTAGtgttttcatatacttaatgaaaaactgacaaaaattgaaaaatgtgatatttcgaaatcaaaacatgaaatactgtactactataatggcttccgctagacttttgcgatatcattttgtagttattttgattgcatgatgttgaattcaagatctaaattatgttcatataggtttttttttaattatgtctcttcctaaaattctaggtgatgcaaatcttttggccattgctgtatatACCAGCACCGCTctggatttctttttttccacCTCAATttgttgctggtaatgctgtgttTTCCGAATGGTTCTGCTAGGGTAATACACTGGGATTGTAATGAGGATCTCCAGTGGCATTTTTTCCATAAGGTCTTTGCATACTACTGCATACACTGATTCACAACAGCAgcactttatatattaaatgtcCTGGGTTGCGCAATGGAGATCTCCATAGTTGGCGAACACGAGAAACACCCATACAAGATTTGCCCTCCCTTAGAATGCGTTGTTAATCATACCCATTTCGATGCCCGAACCGTGGACCTCGGACATCCTTCTGGAGGTGAACGGGCGAGGTTTGCGCAAATCCCCGTCGGACTTCCTCCTTCCTCCAGCCTTGGGCAATGCAATCCTTCTCCCTGCTTCCAGCGACACAGCGGGAATGTCCACCCGGCCGGGGTCCCTCTCCCAGACACAGATCTGGAGCAGGGCCTTTATCCCGGTGCGGAACTTGATGTTGAGCCAGCAGTAGATGAAGGGGTTGTAGCAGGTGCTGCTCATGGCGAGCCAGTGGAAGGCAAAGTAGAGGGTGTTGTTGATACTGATGACATTGCTGGCGGAGAGGACCATGAAGCAGTTGAGGGGGAACCAGCAGACGGCAAACACAAGTACCACCAGCATGAGCATCTTGATGGTCTTCTGATTGCGGCGCCACTGCTTGCTGTTAATGTTCCTGGTGATTTTGCGCCACCACAGCCTCTTGCTCACTATGGTGTAGGTGACAGTGATCACCAGCAGGGGCACCACGTACAGTATGATGAACGTGACCAAGTCCAGGTACTTGCAGTAGAGGTCTGAGGGAGCAGGGAAGTCTGGCAGGCACAGCTGCTGGGTGTTGTCTTGCCTGGATGACAGATAAAGACGGTGTGATTAAAAGAATGCCAAAACACATGCTGGTGAGATCGCCAGCTAAAAAGCCATGGAAGCCGTCGGCTACTCCCGTAAGAAAACTCATGAATGTGAGAAGCCCATTCAGCCCAGCATTGCATGTTCAGTTCCCAGTAGCCggctgatctcagaactttgttaaTTTACAAATCCATATACATCACATCAATGTACAAATTTAATGAGACTACAGTAATGAGtctacaataaataatttaaattcaaAGAAGTTGACCACTGAAGCCAGAACTTTATGTGCAGCACAAAAACAGgtgacacagttggaaattaagttaACAGAATAGGAAACACTTCTGTTACACCGGGGGTacagaatgggttacctagtcatgttctTGATGGTTAATccttgggatcctttaagacccaacttgacaaagtttggaAATCAATTAACTTCTAAGAACTGGACAAGCACTGATagaccaaatggcctcctctcattcttaAATGTTCTTAGTTTCTTCGGTTATAAATGTGATTATAAAAACCAATGTAACCCCCTCACAACATCTGTGCGATCATAATACAGTACCAGCCTGCTTTACCCTGCTTTACTACAGTTTTTACCAGGCTGTACTATGCATACGCTTTACCATGCTGCGCTCGCTGATATACTTTGACCATGGTATAGAgtagtaaactttttaaaaactggAGAGACCATTTAAAACTCGTTCAGGTGAATAAGGGAGGTGATCTTTCTGATCTGTGCTCAGCTGTGTGTGAGTGCAGCGGTCAATACATTTACCCAAGATCAAAATGCATCAGCTTTTGGTAAATGGTGTGGGGCAAAGAGAAGCAGGAAGCCATGATCCAGAGGAATGAGATGTAGGTGATCCCTCGGGCTGCTGTCATGCGTGGCTTCAGTGGATGCATGATTGCCTGAAACAGGGAAAACACGCTGGGTTGGCATTGGGTGTGTGAGATATCTTGGAAACATACACGACTTTGTCATTTGGCGTTGACCCCATAACtctaagaaaaaaaatcaattctacTTAGCAGTATATGCGGCAATACCAAAAGAAACGGtctttgacaaatgtttcgactagaggTCTTTTTTGCAATGTCTTCAAATGTATTCTAATGCATgttcagcaaaacaaaaagaaagaataaatgtgtttaaccctgtaatgcctgTGCCTTCTTGAAATGAGAAGAGCTTACTTTATTCATGCAACTAgattctggcttgtgaggctgggtttaaagaaaaaaaacaataaggggTGACTATATTGAGTAAGGTGAAGAACAGAACGTGTTACGGCAGGCATGTCTTGTAGATCGCACTGACCTGATATATTTCCAGCGAGATAGCAGTGAGGGTGAAGGTGGACACGTGGAGGGAGCAGTAATGTGTGAAGCGGTTCATATGACACATCGCCTTCCTGAAGTCCCAAGTGCTGCTCACAAAGCGAGCCTGCAAACAGGTGGATAGGAAACAAACTGAGCCCACATTCACCTGACCCTATTTTCAATGGGGAAAAAatgatcaaacaaacaaaacgtaaACAtctggatgagacgtaaaacctattgtaagtgactgcagcagcagttgtgatgcatcgttcaccccctagtctctaagctgccttggataaaagcgtctgctaaataaataattataaataatctGTTAATACAATGCATAGTTGGCAGGATCTTTATTGATTAGCATCAGAgctgatgatatatatatatatatatatatatatatatatatatatatatatatatatatatatatatatatatatatatatatataagtttcaGACAAGTGTGCACCTCCAGTTTAAAGAACTTGTATAAAATTAGCTGTACATGAATgacatttgaatatatatatatatatatatatatatatatatatatatatatatatatatatatatatatatatacacatttaaatgtactaattaaaatataacaatttaaacgtaactatcaataaaacaaatcacagacACATACAAATGTGAATCTCACTCCATGACTAAAATTAAGGATACTAagtaaatttaattaaaataataaaaataataaatcttaatTTAATTAACATAACAAAAAGGTTAAATCACACTAAGGACACATATCCTCTCTTCTCGGATCGCTAAAATCTCAAAAAACCTTCACAGCCCTGGGAGTGAGAATTAGCCTGCGGTGAGAATTAGTCTGTAGCATCGGCTCTCACTGTTTTTTTAGTCGAGCGACAGTCGAGTGATGGAAAACCGGCATTAACGTTAATAAGTTTGCATATAGCTGGACTCTTTATTGCCTGCTAGCATTCTAGTATTTTATCATCAAATAAATATAAGTAATGCTTTAGGGAATTATGCACCGGTTTCTCTACAATGTAGAGGAAAACCTGGCTCAAAAACACCTCTCTCTCTCGGTTCGCTGGAAGAACATTGGCTGGTGCGCTGTGAgcgtgagccgaggacactctccctccctccaattgtgcgccaccgcctgggagctccagtcctcggtcggcaaaggaacagctgggactcgaactggcgacgtctaggctatagggcgcactctatgtgagtgcttttactggatgtgccactcgagAGCCCCGGATGTATCGCTTTCTGATGGTCTCTTTCTGGCTTGTAgcgttttaactggagcaatttacaaaatacaggacataaataaaattacaacGAGGTGTGTTTAAAAAAAGGACTGCGGCGGTGCTTGAATAGGAACGACGCATAGACGAgggctgtgtggtcgagtggttaaagaaaagggcttgtaacaaggtGATGCATAGTGTTGAAGGCTATTTGGGTCTAAAGCATTGTGAGACCAATTAAAAGACAGATTCACTGTGGCTTGTTCGCACACAGACCGAGAGAGTAACGGCACGTCAGAGCGCTGGCCATGGTGCTGAATTTCACAACGCAAAGCACAGGCAAAGGCTGGCAAAGGCTGAACTTACTACAGCCGCAACTAATTGAGATCAAATGGCTTCACTGGAACCTCTTTGGATGCAGGGTAGAAATACcgcaagggcgtaggtttggtttgaacattggtggagACACAATTATTTAGGGGGGCAGAGTCACGGTcactaggagacagctgttaaatggtcacttctggtggcttgaaatgaatgctggacatgaatcggggacaatttgattgacatgaagttggctggtatacactcaaaacactatgataaagtggccctcctgaaagctggtttgacatccctgctatagaattactaataacctgaattataacctatcccagccttactgtaagctaccaatacccctgccgCTACTAGCATGAGCACATGCAAGCTtacgtgcacgcacacacacacacacacacacacacacacacacacacacaagatactgCATTGTAGAGGGCATATGTTTCAAAAAGCAGTTATAGGTTTATTCACATAGAGTGCAGTTAACAGTCTTGCTTTCAGGTCTGTAGTTATCTGACACAAACATTTATCCCTagctctcctgtgtctgtgctgctgctcgcacctggttgcattgcttcattcacctgaacaaataataaattgatgcatgccatataaagagaaaatatatggctatgctaactttatttgctgagtattactattcagcattagcctactatcatatcacaatgtgcctcaaacaataatatatctcaaaactgagtctaacactttcactgttataatcactacgccattacagacctcacctgcaaCCCTGtttctccacctgcctctgtactgcttttaccatgTTGAACTGCTTCATTCACcagataaaatgataaattgatgcatgctgtttagtgagaaagtatgactctgctaacttcattagtaaattatttttacatttgctatgccgccccccctctttttttatttaacttttttttatatatatatattttttttattactgtctaTTTAATATAGtgcgtttatttagccgcctggatagtcacactgtccgttcaatcaaatacatatacactgttcgtgttcgcttttgaCACAGGAGTAAGtaagttacaaagggaggaaggaggaggatagaaataatgtgacaacgcattaaccaacaaacacaaactaaatatcgaatACCGCGCCCCCCTGGAAGGTTTCACACGCCCCCCACCCGGTTGAGAACTTAGGGCCTAAgacaatcaaattagcgtttttttttcttttggaggcgggaggagcaacgaggggatcttgagagaaTTAACCCTTACCAATGTAAACGGCATGTTGAGAATAGTTAGCATTAGATGTGCTAAAGCCAGATTGAAGATGAAGAAATTGGTGATGGCATGCTTAATTTTCATCTTGACCACGACGAGGCACACCAGCAGGTTTCCGAAAAGCGAGAAGGTCATGATGAACAAGTAGGCGACAATTAGCAGGGTCTTCTGCGTGTTGTTGTCGGCATGC
The sequence above is a segment of the Acipenser ruthenus chromosome 7, fAciRut3.2 maternal haplotype, whole genome shotgun sequence genome. Coding sequences within it:
- the LOC117971819 gene encoding G-protein coupled receptor 83-like gives rise to the protein MDLPVPFSTKYFKPRFPNRTSLETVRQDFNTSFGTLSLQDVCDMIALLHADNNTQKTLLIVAYLFIMTFSLFGNLLVCLVVVKMKIKHAITNFFIFNLALAHLMLTILNMPFTLARFVSSTWDFRKAMCHMNRFTHYCSLHVSTFTLTAISLEIYQAIMHPLKPRMTAARGITYISFLWIMASCFSLPHTIYQKLMHFDLGQDNTQQLCLPDFPAPSDLYCKYLDLVTFIILYVVPLLVITVTYTIVSKRLWWRKITRNINSKQWRRNQKTIKMLMLVVLVFAVCWFPLNCFMVLSASNVISINNTLYFAFHWLAMSSTCYNPFIYCWLNIKFRTGIKALLQICVWERDPGRVDIPAVSLEAGRRIALPKAGGRRKSDGDLRKPRPFTSRRMSEVHGSGIEMGRIGPTT